One Planctomycetota bacterium genomic region harbors:
- a CDS encoding response regulator, producing MIPKIMVVDDDQSVGNFLTRFLGKKNYEAISFAEPKKALEYLKTNQVNLMLADLNMTAAVGEPRPNGREISGIELIKLSKELKPNLQVLVMTGLPDSETFESLKKYGISDYLEKPIHLNDLEKSITVSLKRNIDNK from the coding sequence ATGATACCTAAAATAATGGTGGTGGATGATGACCAGTCCGTCGGTAACTTTTTAACGAGATTCCTGGGGAAAAAGAATTATGAGGCAATCAGTTTTGCCGAACCTAAGAAGGCGTTAGAATACCTCAAAACTAATCAGGTTAACTTGATGCTGGCAGATTTAAACATGACGGCCGCCGTTGGCGAGCCTCGCCCTAATGGGCGGGAAATAAGCGGAATAGAATTAATTAAATTATCTAAGGAATTAAAGCCCAACCTGCAAGTTTTGGTTATGACCGGACTGCCTGATTCGGAAACGTTCGAGTCATTAAAGAAATACGGGATTTCAGATTACCTGGAAAAACCCATTCATCTAAACGATTTAGAAAAGAGTATTACTGTGTCGCTGAAAAGAAATATTGATAATAAATAA